Proteins encoded together in one Spodoptera frugiperda isolate SF20-4 chromosome 15, AGI-APGP_CSIRO_Sfru_2.0, whole genome shotgun sequence window:
- the LOC118278332 gene encoding kinesin-like protein Klp10A isoform X10, with translation MPVLYERCVQPNLQARRATVGPAPSRVTRNNQMRLSNAAGAYTNGHGGDTTGRRGAENVPPPQQPPQPTPTNTRITQQPPPSGGRSRAGSTPSAASVPQGLQQSPYMPHLQRRIHNVKEFTASSVAGGGAAARPAGVSSTVSVPHAVASGAVRRSNVVKEVERLKENREKRRQRQAELKEEKEALMNMDPGNPNWEFLAMIREYQNSIEFRPLTGNEPVEDHQITVCVRKRPLNKKENLKKEVDVISVPTKDQMIVHEPKNKVDLTKYLENQKFRFDYAFDDSCTNEVVYKYTAKPLVQTIFEGGMATCFAYGQTGSGKTHTMGGDFQGKTQDCKKGIYAMAARDVFAYLKSPKYKPLNLIVSASFFEIYSGKVFDLLADKAKLRVLEDGKQQVQIVGLTEKVVDNVDEVLKLIQHGNAARTSGQTSANSNSSRSHAVFQIVVRSPGMHRVHGKFSLIDLAGNERGADTSSASRQTRMESAEINKSLLALKECIRALGMKGQNHLPFRVSKLTQVLRDSFIGDKSRTCMIAMISPAMSSCEHSLNTLRYADRVKELGSADPARRHDDADVDMDQPPAHDLAQLRSLNEGDMSAEMYTFHEAIDEMQRAEEEVLDNHKAISDYLQHALQRCNQLLAITRDVDYDQDAYATQWEELLNEQLAVLAQSRDLVAEFRAKMQQEEHISRRIQPPPRHH, from the exons CAGCGCCGTCCAGGGTGACACGCAACAATCAAATGCGGTTGTCGAACGCGGCCGGTGCGTACACGAACGGGCATGGCGGCGACACGACGGGCCGGCGCGGCGCTGAGAACGTGCCGCCGCCGCAACAGCCGCCCCAGCCCACACCTACCAACACAAGGATCACGCAGCAG CCGCCCCCGTCAGGCGGCCGGTCCCGGGCCGGTAGCACGCCCAGTGCCGCCTCCGTGCCGCAAGGCTTGCAGCAATCGCCGTACATGCCACACCTGCAGCGAAGGATCCACAATGTTAAAGAG TTCACGGCGAGTAGCGtggcgggcgggggcgcggcggcgcggccggcGGGCGTGTCGTCCACGGTGTCGGTGCCGCACGCCGTGGCCTCGGGCGCCGTGCGCCGCTCCAACGTCGTCAAGGAGGTCGAGCGGCTCAAGGAGAACAGAGAGAAGCGCCGGCAACGACAGGCCGAGCTCAAGGAGGAAAAG GAAGCATTAATGAACATGGACCCTGGCAACCCTAACTGGGAGTTTTTGGCAATGATCCGCGAGTACCAGAACAGTATCGAGTTCCGACCGCTGACGGGCAACGAACCAGTGGAGGACCATCAGATCACAGTCTGCGTCAGAAAGAGGCCGCTCAACAAGAAGGAGAACTTAAAAAAAGAG GTGGACGTAATCAGTGTACCGACAAAGGACCAGATGATAGTGCACGAGCCCAAGAACAAGGTGGACCTCACCAAGTACCTCGAGAACCAGAAGTTCCGGTTCGACTACGCTTTCGACGATTCCTGCACAAACGAAGTTGTCTACAA GTATACGGCTAAGCCGTTAGTGCAGACGATATTCGAGGGTGGCATGGCGACCTGCTTCGCGTACGGACAGACTGGCTCCGGCAAGACGCATACCATGGGTGGCGACTTCCAG GGCAAAACACAAGACTGCAAGAAAGGTATATACGCAATGGCGGCGCGGGACGTGTTCGCGTATCTCAAGTCGCCTAAATACAAGCCATTGAACCTTATAGTGTCCGCATCCTTCTTTGAAATATATTCTGGAAAG GTGTTTGACTTGTTGGCGGACAAGGCGAAGCTGCGCGTGTTGGAGGACGGCAAGCAACAAGTGCAGATCGTCGGACTCACCGAGAAGGTCGTGGACAATGTCGACGAGGTGCTCAAACTTATACAACATGGAAACGCCGCGCGGACATCCGGACAG ACATCGGCGAACTCGAACTCGTCCCGGTCGCACGCAGTGTTCCAGATCGTGGTCCGGTCGCCGGGCATGCACCGCGTGCACGGCAAGTTCTCGCTGATCGACCTGGCCGGCAACGAGCGCGGCGCCGACACGTCGTCGGCCAGCCGCCAGACGCGCATGGAGTCCGCAGAGATCAACAAGTCGCTGCTCGCGCTCAAGGAGTGCATCCGCGCGCTCGGCATGAAGg GACAGAACCATCTGCCCTTCCGCGTCTCCAAACTGACACAAGTCCTACGTGACTCCTTCATCGGCGACAAGTCCCGCACGTGCATGATAGCCATGATATCCCCCGCCATGTCGTCATGCGAGCACTCCCTCAACACGTTACGTTACGCGGACCGAGTCAAGGAGCTGGGCAGCGCAGACCCGGCCCGACGACACGACGATGCCGATGTGGACATGGACCAACCTCCTGCACATGATCTGGCACAGCTACGCTCTCTTAAC GAGGGCGACATGTCTGCGGAGATGTACACGTTCCACGAGGCCATCGACGAGATGCAGCGCGCCGAGGAGGAGGTGCTGGACAACCACAAGGCCATCTCCGACTACCTGCAGCACGCGCTGCAGCGCTGCAACCAACTGCTCGCCATCACACGGGACGTCGACTACGACCAGGATG CGTACGCGACGCAGTGGGAGGAGTTACTGAACGAGCAGTTGGCAGTGCTGGCCCAGTCGCGGGACCTGGTGGCGGAGTTCCGAGCCAAGATGCAGCAGGAGGAGCACATCTCCCGGCGCATACAGCCGCCCCCGCGGCACCACTAG
- the LOC118278332 gene encoding kinesin-like protein Klp10A isoform X9 has protein sequence MFDMAAKDPSGSSSDDGGFLRESAEGDGAADSGHTLPVRNSRSDMTRQSIPVATKAPSRVTRNNQMRLSNAAGAYTNGHGGDTTGRRGAENVPPPQQPPQPTPTNTRITQQPPPSGGRSRAGSTPSAASVPQGLQQSPYMPHLQRRIHNVKEFTASSVAGGGAAARPAGVSSTVSVPHAVASGAVRRSNVVKEVERLKENREKRRQRQAELKEEKEALMNMDPGNPNWEFLAMIREYQNSIEFRPLTGNEPVEDHQITVCVRKRPLNKKENLKKEVDVISVPTKDQMIVHEPKNKVDLTKYLENQKFRFDYAFDDSCTNEVVYKYTAKPLVQTIFEGGMATCFAYGQTGSGKTHTMGGDFQGKTQDCKKGIYAMAARDVFAYLKSPKYKPLNLIVSASFFEIYSGKVFDLLADKAKLRVLEDGKQQVQIVGLTEKVVDNVDEVLKLIQHGNAARTSGQTSANSNSSRSHAVFQIVVRSPGMHRVHGKFSLIDLAGNERGADTSSASRQTRMESAEINKSLLALKECIRALGMKGQNHLPFRVSKLTQVLRDSFIGDKSRTCMIAMISPAMSSCEHSLNTLRYADRVKELGSADPARRHDDADVDMDQPPAHDLAQLRSLNEGDMSAEMYTFHEAIDEMQRAEEEVLDNHKAISDYLQHALQRCNQLLAITRDVDYDQDAYATQWEELLNEQLAVLAQSRDLVAEFRAKMQQEEHISRRIQPPPRHH, from the exons CGCCGTCCAGGGTGACACGCAACAATCAAATGCGGTTGTCGAACGCGGCCGGTGCGTACACGAACGGGCATGGCGGCGACACGACGGGCCGGCGCGGCGCTGAGAACGTGCCGCCGCCGCAACAGCCGCCCCAGCCCACACCTACCAACACAAGGATCACGCAGCAG CCGCCCCCGTCAGGCGGCCGGTCCCGGGCCGGTAGCACGCCCAGTGCCGCCTCCGTGCCGCAAGGCTTGCAGCAATCGCCGTACATGCCACACCTGCAGCGAAGGATCCACAATGTTAAAGAG TTCACGGCGAGTAGCGtggcgggcgggggcgcggcggcgcggccggcGGGCGTGTCGTCCACGGTGTCGGTGCCGCACGCCGTGGCCTCGGGCGCCGTGCGCCGCTCCAACGTCGTCAAGGAGGTCGAGCGGCTCAAGGAGAACAGAGAGAAGCGCCGGCAACGACAGGCCGAGCTCAAGGAGGAAAAG GAAGCATTAATGAACATGGACCCTGGCAACCCTAACTGGGAGTTTTTGGCAATGATCCGCGAGTACCAGAACAGTATCGAGTTCCGACCGCTGACGGGCAACGAACCAGTGGAGGACCATCAGATCACAGTCTGCGTCAGAAAGAGGCCGCTCAACAAGAAGGAGAACTTAAAAAAAGAG GTGGACGTAATCAGTGTACCGACAAAGGACCAGATGATAGTGCACGAGCCCAAGAACAAGGTGGACCTCACCAAGTACCTCGAGAACCAGAAGTTCCGGTTCGACTACGCTTTCGACGATTCCTGCACAAACGAAGTTGTCTACAA GTATACGGCTAAGCCGTTAGTGCAGACGATATTCGAGGGTGGCATGGCGACCTGCTTCGCGTACGGACAGACTGGCTCCGGCAAGACGCATACCATGGGTGGCGACTTCCAG GGCAAAACACAAGACTGCAAGAAAGGTATATACGCAATGGCGGCGCGGGACGTGTTCGCGTATCTCAAGTCGCCTAAATACAAGCCATTGAACCTTATAGTGTCCGCATCCTTCTTTGAAATATATTCTGGAAAG GTGTTTGACTTGTTGGCGGACAAGGCGAAGCTGCGCGTGTTGGAGGACGGCAAGCAACAAGTGCAGATCGTCGGACTCACCGAGAAGGTCGTGGACAATGTCGACGAGGTGCTCAAACTTATACAACATGGAAACGCCGCGCGGACATCCGGACAG ACATCGGCGAACTCGAACTCGTCCCGGTCGCACGCAGTGTTCCAGATCGTGGTCCGGTCGCCGGGCATGCACCGCGTGCACGGCAAGTTCTCGCTGATCGACCTGGCCGGCAACGAGCGCGGCGCCGACACGTCGTCGGCCAGCCGCCAGACGCGCATGGAGTCCGCAGAGATCAACAAGTCGCTGCTCGCGCTCAAGGAGTGCATCCGCGCGCTCGGCATGAAGg GACAGAACCATCTGCCCTTCCGCGTCTCCAAACTGACACAAGTCCTACGTGACTCCTTCATCGGCGACAAGTCCCGCACGTGCATGATAGCCATGATATCCCCCGCCATGTCGTCATGCGAGCACTCCCTCAACACGTTACGTTACGCGGACCGAGTCAAGGAGCTGGGCAGCGCAGACCCGGCCCGACGACACGACGATGCCGATGTGGACATGGACCAACCTCCTGCACATGATCTGGCACAGCTACGCTCTCTTAAC GAGGGCGACATGTCTGCGGAGATGTACACGTTCCACGAGGCCATCGACGAGATGCAGCGCGCCGAGGAGGAGGTGCTGGACAACCACAAGGCCATCTCCGACTACCTGCAGCACGCGCTGCAGCGCTGCAACCAACTGCTCGCCATCACACGGGACGTCGACTACGACCAGGATG CGTACGCGACGCAGTGGGAGGAGTTACTGAACGAGCAGTTGGCAGTGCTGGCCCAGTCGCGGGACCTGGTGGCGGAGTTCCGAGCCAAGATGCAGCAGGAGGAGCACATCTCCCGGCGCATACAGCCGCCCCCGCGGCACCACTAG
- the LOC118278332 gene encoding kinesin-like protein Klp10A isoform X11 — protein MPVLYERCVQPNLQARRATVGPPSRVTRNNQMRLSNAAGAYTNGHGGDTTGRRGAENVPPPQQPPQPTPTNTRITQQPPPSGGRSRAGSTPSAASVPQGLQQSPYMPHLQRRIHNVKEFTASSVAGGGAAARPAGVSSTVSVPHAVASGAVRRSNVVKEVERLKENREKRRQRQAELKEEKEALMNMDPGNPNWEFLAMIREYQNSIEFRPLTGNEPVEDHQITVCVRKRPLNKKENLKKEVDVISVPTKDQMIVHEPKNKVDLTKYLENQKFRFDYAFDDSCTNEVVYKYTAKPLVQTIFEGGMATCFAYGQTGSGKTHTMGGDFQGKTQDCKKGIYAMAARDVFAYLKSPKYKPLNLIVSASFFEIYSGKVFDLLADKAKLRVLEDGKQQVQIVGLTEKVVDNVDEVLKLIQHGNAARTSGQTSANSNSSRSHAVFQIVVRSPGMHRVHGKFSLIDLAGNERGADTSSASRQTRMESAEINKSLLALKECIRALGMKGQNHLPFRVSKLTQVLRDSFIGDKSRTCMIAMISPAMSSCEHSLNTLRYADRVKELGSADPARRHDDADVDMDQPPAHDLAQLRSLNEGDMSAEMYTFHEAIDEMQRAEEEVLDNHKAISDYLQHALQRCNQLLAITRDVDYDQDAYATQWEELLNEQLAVLAQSRDLVAEFRAKMQQEEHISRRIQPPPRHH, from the exons CGCCGTCCAGGGTGACACGCAACAATCAAATGCGGTTGTCGAACGCGGCCGGTGCGTACACGAACGGGCATGGCGGCGACACGACGGGCCGGCGCGGCGCTGAGAACGTGCCGCCGCCGCAACAGCCGCCCCAGCCCACACCTACCAACACAAGGATCACGCAGCAG CCGCCCCCGTCAGGCGGCCGGTCCCGGGCCGGTAGCACGCCCAGTGCCGCCTCCGTGCCGCAAGGCTTGCAGCAATCGCCGTACATGCCACACCTGCAGCGAAGGATCCACAATGTTAAAGAG TTCACGGCGAGTAGCGtggcgggcgggggcgcggcggcgcggccggcGGGCGTGTCGTCCACGGTGTCGGTGCCGCACGCCGTGGCCTCGGGCGCCGTGCGCCGCTCCAACGTCGTCAAGGAGGTCGAGCGGCTCAAGGAGAACAGAGAGAAGCGCCGGCAACGACAGGCCGAGCTCAAGGAGGAAAAG GAAGCATTAATGAACATGGACCCTGGCAACCCTAACTGGGAGTTTTTGGCAATGATCCGCGAGTACCAGAACAGTATCGAGTTCCGACCGCTGACGGGCAACGAACCAGTGGAGGACCATCAGATCACAGTCTGCGTCAGAAAGAGGCCGCTCAACAAGAAGGAGAACTTAAAAAAAGAG GTGGACGTAATCAGTGTACCGACAAAGGACCAGATGATAGTGCACGAGCCCAAGAACAAGGTGGACCTCACCAAGTACCTCGAGAACCAGAAGTTCCGGTTCGACTACGCTTTCGACGATTCCTGCACAAACGAAGTTGTCTACAA GTATACGGCTAAGCCGTTAGTGCAGACGATATTCGAGGGTGGCATGGCGACCTGCTTCGCGTACGGACAGACTGGCTCCGGCAAGACGCATACCATGGGTGGCGACTTCCAG GGCAAAACACAAGACTGCAAGAAAGGTATATACGCAATGGCGGCGCGGGACGTGTTCGCGTATCTCAAGTCGCCTAAATACAAGCCATTGAACCTTATAGTGTCCGCATCCTTCTTTGAAATATATTCTGGAAAG GTGTTTGACTTGTTGGCGGACAAGGCGAAGCTGCGCGTGTTGGAGGACGGCAAGCAACAAGTGCAGATCGTCGGACTCACCGAGAAGGTCGTGGACAATGTCGACGAGGTGCTCAAACTTATACAACATGGAAACGCCGCGCGGACATCCGGACAG ACATCGGCGAACTCGAACTCGTCCCGGTCGCACGCAGTGTTCCAGATCGTGGTCCGGTCGCCGGGCATGCACCGCGTGCACGGCAAGTTCTCGCTGATCGACCTGGCCGGCAACGAGCGCGGCGCCGACACGTCGTCGGCCAGCCGCCAGACGCGCATGGAGTCCGCAGAGATCAACAAGTCGCTGCTCGCGCTCAAGGAGTGCATCCGCGCGCTCGGCATGAAGg GACAGAACCATCTGCCCTTCCGCGTCTCCAAACTGACACAAGTCCTACGTGACTCCTTCATCGGCGACAAGTCCCGCACGTGCATGATAGCCATGATATCCCCCGCCATGTCGTCATGCGAGCACTCCCTCAACACGTTACGTTACGCGGACCGAGTCAAGGAGCTGGGCAGCGCAGACCCGGCCCGACGACACGACGATGCCGATGTGGACATGGACCAACCTCCTGCACATGATCTGGCACAGCTACGCTCTCTTAAC GAGGGCGACATGTCTGCGGAGATGTACACGTTCCACGAGGCCATCGACGAGATGCAGCGCGCCGAGGAGGAGGTGCTGGACAACCACAAGGCCATCTCCGACTACCTGCAGCACGCGCTGCAGCGCTGCAACCAACTGCTCGCCATCACACGGGACGTCGACTACGACCAGGATG CGTACGCGACGCAGTGGGAGGAGTTACTGAACGAGCAGTTGGCAGTGCTGGCCCAGTCGCGGGACCTGGTGGCGGAGTTCCGAGCCAAGATGCAGCAGGAGGAGCACATCTCCCGGCGCATACAGCCGCCCCCGCGGCACCACTAG
- the LOC118278332 gene encoding kinesin-like protein Klp10A isoform X12, producing MPVLYERCVQPNLQARRATVGPPSRVTRNNQMRLSNAAGAYTNGHGGDTTGRRGAENVPPPQQPPQPTPTNTRITQQFTASSVAGGGAAARPAGVSSTVSVPHAVASGAVRRSNVVKEVERLKENREKRRQRQAELKEEKEALMNMDPGNPNWEFLAMIREYQNSIEFRPLTGNEPVEDHQITVCVRKRPLNKKENLKKEVDVISVPTKDQMIVHEPKNKVDLTKYLENQKFRFDYAFDDSCTNEVVYKYTAKPLVQTIFEGGMATCFAYGQTGSGKTHTMGGDFQGKTQDCKKGIYAMAARDVFAYLKSPKYKPLNLIVSASFFEIYSGKVFDLLADKAKLRVLEDGKQQVQIVGLTEKVVDNVDEVLKLIQHGNAARTSGQTSANSNSSRSHAVFQIVVRSPGMHRVHGKFSLIDLAGNERGADTSSASRQTRMESAEINKSLLALKECIRALGMKGQNHLPFRVSKLTQVLRDSFIGDKSRTCMIAMISPAMSSCEHSLNTLRYADRVKELGSADPARRHDDADVDMDQPPAHDLAQLRSLNEGDMSAEMYTFHEAIDEMQRAEEEVLDNHKAISDYLQHALQRCNQLLAITRDVDYDQDAYATQWEELLNEQLAVLAQSRDLVAEFRAKMQQEEHISRRIQPPPRHH from the exons CGCCGTCCAGGGTGACACGCAACAATCAAATGCGGTTGTCGAACGCGGCCGGTGCGTACACGAACGGGCATGGCGGCGACACGACGGGCCGGCGCGGCGCTGAGAACGTGCCGCCGCCGCAACAGCCGCCCCAGCCCACACCTACCAACACAAGGATCACGCAGCAG TTCACGGCGAGTAGCGtggcgggcgggggcgcggcggcgcggccggcGGGCGTGTCGTCCACGGTGTCGGTGCCGCACGCCGTGGCCTCGGGCGCCGTGCGCCGCTCCAACGTCGTCAAGGAGGTCGAGCGGCTCAAGGAGAACAGAGAGAAGCGCCGGCAACGACAGGCCGAGCTCAAGGAGGAAAAG GAAGCATTAATGAACATGGACCCTGGCAACCCTAACTGGGAGTTTTTGGCAATGATCCGCGAGTACCAGAACAGTATCGAGTTCCGACCGCTGACGGGCAACGAACCAGTGGAGGACCATCAGATCACAGTCTGCGTCAGAAAGAGGCCGCTCAACAAGAAGGAGAACTTAAAAAAAGAG GTGGACGTAATCAGTGTACCGACAAAGGACCAGATGATAGTGCACGAGCCCAAGAACAAGGTGGACCTCACCAAGTACCTCGAGAACCAGAAGTTCCGGTTCGACTACGCTTTCGACGATTCCTGCACAAACGAAGTTGTCTACAA GTATACGGCTAAGCCGTTAGTGCAGACGATATTCGAGGGTGGCATGGCGACCTGCTTCGCGTACGGACAGACTGGCTCCGGCAAGACGCATACCATGGGTGGCGACTTCCAG GGCAAAACACAAGACTGCAAGAAAGGTATATACGCAATGGCGGCGCGGGACGTGTTCGCGTATCTCAAGTCGCCTAAATACAAGCCATTGAACCTTATAGTGTCCGCATCCTTCTTTGAAATATATTCTGGAAAG GTGTTTGACTTGTTGGCGGACAAGGCGAAGCTGCGCGTGTTGGAGGACGGCAAGCAACAAGTGCAGATCGTCGGACTCACCGAGAAGGTCGTGGACAATGTCGACGAGGTGCTCAAACTTATACAACATGGAAACGCCGCGCGGACATCCGGACAG ACATCGGCGAACTCGAACTCGTCCCGGTCGCACGCAGTGTTCCAGATCGTGGTCCGGTCGCCGGGCATGCACCGCGTGCACGGCAAGTTCTCGCTGATCGACCTGGCCGGCAACGAGCGCGGCGCCGACACGTCGTCGGCCAGCCGCCAGACGCGCATGGAGTCCGCAGAGATCAACAAGTCGCTGCTCGCGCTCAAGGAGTGCATCCGCGCGCTCGGCATGAAGg GACAGAACCATCTGCCCTTCCGCGTCTCCAAACTGACACAAGTCCTACGTGACTCCTTCATCGGCGACAAGTCCCGCACGTGCATGATAGCCATGATATCCCCCGCCATGTCGTCATGCGAGCACTCCCTCAACACGTTACGTTACGCGGACCGAGTCAAGGAGCTGGGCAGCGCAGACCCGGCCCGACGACACGACGATGCCGATGTGGACATGGACCAACCTCCTGCACATGATCTGGCACAGCTACGCTCTCTTAAC GAGGGCGACATGTCTGCGGAGATGTACACGTTCCACGAGGCCATCGACGAGATGCAGCGCGCCGAGGAGGAGGTGCTGGACAACCACAAGGCCATCTCCGACTACCTGCAGCACGCGCTGCAGCGCTGCAACCAACTGCTCGCCATCACACGGGACGTCGACTACGACCAGGATG CGTACGCGACGCAGTGGGAGGAGTTACTGAACGAGCAGTTGGCAGTGCTGGCCCAGTCGCGGGACCTGGTGGCGGAGTTCCGAGCCAAGATGCAGCAGGAGGAGCACATCTCCCGGCGCATACAGCCGCCCCCGCGGCACCACTAG